The window ACGCCGCGCCGGCCGGGCCCTCGAGGCCGGTCTCTTCGCTCAAGATCATGTCCCCGGGAAACGCTCCCCGCAGGCCCGTCGTCAGGATTTCATTGGCCGCGTGGTCGGCGTTGGTGACCAGGGAATTGTCTTCCTTGCGCGCGGCGACGAGGGGCAGGCGGAAAAGCTCCATGACGCGGCGGCCCGCGGCGGCCACCAGCTCGCACACCGCGGGGAGGCGGTCTTCGAAGGTCACCGGGGCGACGGGGGCGGCATATGGAGGCCGCATTCTTTTTTATCATCCGTGGTGTTGAACCACCGCCAGCGGCCGGCGCGGCGGGGCTCGGCGGGGCCGATGGGCGTGGTGCACAGCACGCACCCGAGGGACTCGTAATAGAATCCGCCGGGGAATTTCTTGTCGAGGAGCGCGTGGACGGGCACGTCGCGGGCGGCCAGATACTCCCGCACGCGCGCCTCGGTCCAGTCGACGAGGGGGGCGGCCTTGACCAGCGCGCGGGTTCGTCCGTCCTCCGCGCGGTCCAGAACCTCCACCCGGGCGGCGCGGGCGCGGCCCGGCGACTGGTCCCAGCGCAGCCCCGTCAGCCAGGCGTCGAGACCCCGCAGGGCCCGTTCGTTGGGCTCCACTTTCCGCACCCGGCAGCACAATTCCTGGCGTTCCTTGGAATCAAAGAAAAGGTGTTCGCCGTAGGCCGCGGTCATCGCCGCCACGGCCGACGGGTCCGGGGTGAAGCGTTCGATGACGAGGCCGAAGCGGCGTTCCCATTTTTCAAACAAATCCAAAGTCTCGGGAAACAACCGCCCCGTGTCGTTGGTGAACACCCGGGGGCGGAACCCCGCCTCCTCGCACAGGGCGATCAAGGCGCCGCCCGACAACTGGCCGCTCGTTCCGATGGCGAGACGGTCCCCGAAACGGTCGCGCAGCGCCTTCAAAAGCGCGCGAGGGTCCGTGAGGGCGTTCCAGGCGGCGAGGTCCGCCGGAGAGAAATTCAAAAGAACCTCCGCCGCTTCAACAGCCGGAGCAGGCGGTCCACGCTTCGCTCCAGGGGCTCCGTTCCCGTGGCCAGCGTCAAATCGGGCCGACGGGGCGGCTCGTAGGGCGAAGTCAGTCCGGTGAATTGCCGCAAAACACCGGCCCGGGCTTTTTTGTAAAGGCCTTTGGGATCGCGGGCCTCACAAACCGACAACGGGGCCGCGCAATGGATTTCCAGGAAGCGCCTCGGCGCCAGGGCCCGCGCGGCGGCGCGGTCGGCGCGGAACGGGGAGATCAAGGCGACCAGAGCCAAAACGTTGTTGCGCGCGAAAAGGGCCGCGGCCTCGGCGGCGCGCCGAATGTTCTCCCGGCGATCTTCGGCGGAAAAGCCCAACCCGAACCGGCGGGCGGCCCGCGGGGTGTGCCCCGCCGCCCGCAAAAGTTCCGCGTCCCGGTTCAGGCCGTGGCGCAGGTTGTCGCCGTCCAGGACGGCGGCGTGCACGCCCCGTTCCACCAGGGCTTTTTCCAAAGCCCGGGCCACGGTGGATTTGCCGGACCCCGAAAGCCCCGTCAGCCACACCACGCCGCCTTTTTGTTTCAATCGCCGGGCCCGGGCGGCGTCCGTCAGTTCGCCGCCGTGCCACCGGATGGCCAGGCCGCCGCGCGCCTTTCTCACGCGGGCACCGCGAAGGCGTGGTAAGCGGTGATGCCCACGTACACGCGCCGGCCCGTCTCAAAACCGCTGGCGATCGAAACCCCTTTGGGCACGTGCGCCACCACCGGGCGGTCCCCCCCGACTTCGACGGCGTGTTCGATCAAAGGACCGCGGAACCGGCTGGACACAATTTTTCCCTCGACCTGCAGGGTTTCGGGCGCCGAGGTGAGATAAACGTCGTTCGGTCGAAAGTAAATGCGCACGCGGGAGCCCACGGCGGGTCCGTTGACGGTGAAGCGAAACGGGCCCCACAGGGCCAGTTCCGGCTGGCGCACGACCGAGTCGACGAAATTCGTCTCGCCCACGAATTGGGCCACAAATTGGGTGGCCGGACGGTCGAATATTTCCAGGGGGGTGCCTTGTTGTTCGATGCGGCCGGCCGCCATCACGAGGATCTTTTGGGAGATTTCCATGGCTTCCTGCTGGTCGTGCGTGACGAAAAGCGTCGTGACGTGGGCCTCCTCGTGCAGGCGGCGGATCCAGGTGCGCAGCTCGTCGCGCACCTTGGCGTCCAGGGCGCCGAAGGGCTCGTCCAAGAGGAGGACGCGCGGCCGGGGCGCCAACGCCCGGGCCAGGGCCACCCGTTGGCGCTGTCCCCCCGACAATTGGCCGGGGAACCGGCGATCGTAGCCTTGCATCTGGATCAGCTTCAGCAATTCGTCGACGCGCGCCGCGATGTCCCCCCGGGGGGTTTTTCGGACGGCGAGGCCAAAGGCGATGTTGTCCCACACCGTCATGTGCTTGAACAGGGCGTAATGCTGGAAGACGAAGCCCACGTTGCGTTCCCGGGCCGATTGGGTGGTGGACTCGGCATCGGTCAGGCGGATGTCCCCGGCGTCGGGGCGCTCCAACCCCGCGATCATGCGCAGCAGAGTGCTCTTGCCCGATCCCGAGGGCCCCAAGAGGGCGACCAGGGACCCGGACTCGAGCCGAAACGAGACGTTGTCCACGGCTTTGAACGGGCCAAAGGATTTGGTCAATCCGCGCACATCAATGCTCATGGTCTCTCCTGACGGTATGAAATCCCCCTATTTTAGTAAACATTCCCCCCCGGGGACAGGCGGTAGAGCGCGGGGCGGCGTTCGCGGAACAAATCGTTTCCGCTGCCCAAACGCTTGTCGCGGGCCGTGCGGGGATCGATCCGCGCGACGGCGACGCCCTCCCGGGCGGGGCCAAGGCGGACCAGGCGCTCCCCCCGCGGGGAAACGATTTGACTGCGTCCGATAAATGACAACGGTCCCGCCGCTCCGGTCTCCCGACCCACGCGGTTGGCCGTGGCCGCGAACACCCGGTTTTCCAGGCACCGCGTGATCATGGCGTCTGGGCCGTGCGGCAGGACCAGGTTGGCGGGGTGGAGCAACACGTCGGCCCCGGCCAAAGCCAGGGAACGGGCCGCTTCCGGGAAAAACCAATCAAAACAAATCAGGACGCCGACGCGCGCGGGACCTATGTCCCAGACAGGAAACGGCGCGCCGCCGGACCGAAAAAAAAGCTTTTCCTTGCCGAACAAATGAACCTTGCGATAAACCCCCCTCCGCCCCCGCGGCCCCACCAGGGCCGCGGCGTTGTACACCCCTCCCGCGGCGGCTTCCGGAAATCCATAGAGGACATGGGCTCCCGTGGCGCGGCAAAAATCCGCCGCCCAGCGGGCGCTGGGCCCGTCCGCCGACTCCGCGCGCGCCCGAACCTGTCTCCGGGAGGCGAAGTTGTATCCCGAAAAGGCCAGTTCCGGAAGCACGTACAAATCGGCCGGAACCCGTTCCATCCACACCCGCGCGCGGGCCCGGTTCCGGTCCCCGTTGCCCGGGACCGGGTTCGTTTGCACCACCGCCAATCGCATCCGTTTCCCCCTTGAACAATCGCCGCTTCGGGGATAAGTATAGAAAGTCACCGACACCATGAAAACGGAACTGGTCAAATGGACCCCCGCGGGCGGCTGGTCGCCGGCGCCCCCGGGGCGGCTGAGCGGCGCCCAGTGGGTTCTGGTTTTCGGATCGCCCGAACACCTCCACCCCCGCCGGGCGTTCGATGAATTGCGCCTGGCCTATCCCAACGCGTTCATCATGGGTTGTTCCACCGCGGGAGAAATTTTCGACACGGACGTGCTGGACGATCACCGGGTGGTCACGGCGATCCAGTTCGATCACTCCCGCGTGGTGGGCGCGTCCGCCCCCCTGGCCGACGCCGCCGACAGCCGCGCCGCGGGGGTGGCCCTGGCCCGGACGCTTCCGGCCGAGGAGTTGCGGCACGTCTTCGTTTTGGCGGAGGGACTGCACGTCAACGGCTCCGCGTTGATCGAAGGCCTTGTCCAAACGCTCCCCCCGTCCGTGGGCGTGACCGGCGGGCTGGCGGGGGACGGGACCCGATTCAAAGAAACCCTCGTCATGGCCAACGGTCCGGCGGAAACCAACCGGGTGGTCGCGACGGGTTTTTACGGCCACCAGTTGCGGGTGGGGCACGGGTCCCTCGGGGGCTGGGACCCCTTCGGCCCCGAACGCCTCATCACCCGGTCCAAGAACAACGTTCTCTTCGAACTGGACGGGCGAAGCGCTTTGGCCCTCTACAAAAACTATTTGGGAGAGCACGCCCAGGACCTCCCGGCGTCGGCGCTGCTCTTCCCGCTTTGCGTCCGTCCACCGGACACCCGCGATTGGCTGGTGCGGACGGTCCTGGCCATTAACGAAAACGAACGCAGCATGACGTTCGCCGGGGACGTGCCCGAGGGGCACATCGCTCGCCTCATGCGCGCCAACTTCGACCGGTTGATCGACGGGGCGATGGCCGCCGCCGACAGCGGCAAAAACCGGTTGGGGGTGGAACCGGGCCTGGCGTTGCTGATCAGCTGCGTGGGCCGGAAAATGGTCTTGAAGCACCGGACCGTGGAAGAGGTCGAGGGCGTCCGCACCGTTTTGGGGCCGCGCGTGCCCGCGGCGGGATTTTATTCCTACGGGGAGATCTCCCCGCTCAAGCCCCAGGGGCGTTGCGAGCTCCACAACCAAACCATGACCATCACCACTTTCGCCGAAACGGACGGGCGCGCGTGACCAGCCCCATCCATCGTCTTCTCAAAAAACAATACACACGCCTTTTCCGCGAAGGACGCGGCTCCCCCTTCCACATGGTGCGCCGACTCCTGCGGGCCATCAGCGACACCTACCGACAAGAGGACGAACAACGGCGGGTCCTGGAGCGCTCCCTCGACATCGGGTCCCAGGAAATCGCCCAGCGGTCGGCGCAGATCCGCAGCGTTTTCCAAATGTACCCCGACGCGTTTCTGGTCGTGGACGCATCGGGGGTGATTGTGGAAGCGACGGGAGCGATCGGGAACCCGGGAGCGCCCTACTCCTGGCTGGACCGTCCCCTGGCGGAATTCCCGAACACCGACATCGGCCGCCGATTTTCCCAGGCTTTCCTCCGCGTGCGGGAAAACCGAACCCCCGCGACTTTCGAATACAGCCTGGCCAAAGGCGCCGAAATTGCGTTCCACGAGGCCCGTCTGCGTCCCCTGGAGGAGGGGCACGTCCTCGTGGTGGTGCGGGACGTCAGCGAGCACCGCCTGGCGTTGGAAGCCTTGCGCACGGCCGAAGAGCGTTTCGCCCTGGCCGCCCGGGCGGCCAACGACGGCCTCTGGGACTGGGACCTTCCGGTGAATCGGATCATCTATTCGCCCCGCTGGAAAACCATCTTGGGTCACACCGACGAGGACATCGCCAACACGTCCAATTCTTGGATGGACCGCGTGCACCCCGAGGACGTGGAGCCCCTCCGGCGGGGTTTGGCGTCCTTGAGCGAACCGGGGCGGGACACGTTGGAAATGGAGTACCGGATCCGCCACCGGGACAACAGCTACCGGTGGGTGGCCACGCGGGCCATCGCCGTGCGCAACGCTTCCGGCCAAACGCACCGCCTGGTGGGGTCCATGACCGACATCACGCCCCACAAGGCCGTCGAGGAGCAACTCCGCCACGAGGCGTTTCACGACAAGGTGACGGGTCTGGCCAACCGCGCCCTCTTCCTGGACCGGCTCACGAACATTCTCGACCGGGTAAAACGCCAACCCGGGTATTTGTTCTCGGTTCTCTACGTCGATTTGGACCGCTTTTCCACCATCAACGAGCGGGTCGGCCACGAAGCGGCGGACCGCCTGCTCCAGACGGTGGCCGCCCGCCTGAGGTCCTACGCGCGGGTGGGCGACACCGTCGCGCGTCTGGGCGACGACGAATTCGCCGTCCTCTTGGACGGGATCGCCAACGAACGGGCCGCCGTCATATTCGCTGAACGCATGCGCGAGCTGATCGCGGCGCCCGTCGATCTCAGTCCCGACGAAATCAGCGTCACCGCCAGTCTGGGCATCGCCATCAACTCGCCGGAGACCAACGACGCCGAAACCCTCCTGAACGAAGCCGAAAGCGCGATGCAGCGGGCCAAGCAAACCGGGAAGAACCGGCAGGAGCTCTTCAACCGGGAGACCCACGCCCATCTCGTCAGCAAACTTCGGATCGAGACGGAGCTTCGCCACGCGGCCGAGCGCGGGGAGCTCGAAATTTTTTATCAGCCCATTTACCGGCTGTCGGATCAGAAAATCATCCGGGCGGAGTCCCTGTTGCGATGGCGGCACCCCCAGCGCGGCATGATCTCCCCGGCGGACTTCATCCCGGTCGCTGAGGAGACCGGCCTGATTCTCGCCCTGGGGGACTGGATCCTGCGGGAAGTGAGCGAGCAGGCGAAGCGCTGGCGGCAATCCGGCGTCGCGCCCTTGACGATCGCGGTCAATTTTTCGCCCCGCCAATTCCAGCAACAGAACCTGTTGACCACGGTGGGGGCCACTCTGGCGCGCTTCAAGGATTCGGGGTTTCCCCTGGAGCTCGAAATCACCGAAAGCGCCGCCATGCACGACGTGGATTTGTCCGTCAAAATCATGAAAAACCTGCGGGACATGGACGTGCGCATTTCGATCGATGATTTCGGCGTGGGGTATTCCTCGCTGAGCTGTTTGCGCCTCTTCCCCCTCAACACGCTCAAAATCGACCGCGGTTTCGTCGAAGGAATTCCCGAGGTCAAAGACAACTCCTCCATCACCAACGCCATCATCGGCATCGGTCACAGCCTCGGCCTGTCGGTCGTCGCCGAGGGCGTGGAGACCAACGAACAACTCACCTATCTGAAACAACAGGGGTGCGACGAGGTGCAGGGCTTTCTGTTGAGCCGCCCGCTCAGCGCCAAGGACGTCACCCCCCGACTGCCCAAAGCGTCCGCCAACGGTTCCGACGGAACCGCTTAACCAATGACCGCCCGCCACGCCTACGTCGTTTTGGGCGCCGGCGCGCAGGGCCTCGCCGTGGCCCACGACCTGTGCGTCTACGGCCGCGCCGCCCGGGTGACGCTGGCGGACATCGACCGCGCGACCGTGCGGGCCGGGGAGGCATTCCTGAAACGGGTTCTGGGACGCGTTTTGTCCGACAACGGCACTCGCCTCGCGGGCCGAACGGTGGACGCCTCCCGTCCGAGCGCGCTCGCGTCGGTCCTGCGGGGGCACGACGGCGTGCTGAGCGCTTTGCCTTACGCCCTCAATCCCGTGGCCGCGCGCGCCGCCATCGCGGCCCGTTCCCATTGGGTGGACCTCGGGAGTCCTTTCGACACCACCCGAAAAATTCTCAGTTTATCGGCCCGGGCCGAGAAGAGCGGCGTCGCCCTGGTGCCCGATTGCGGTTTGGCCCCCGGGCTTTGCAATATTCTGGCGACCCGCGGCATCGAGCAAATGGAGTTCTCGGAGGACGTGCGCCTGTACTGCGGCGGGCTGCCGGAGACCCCCCGCCCTCCCCTGGGATACAAGCTGGTCTTCAATTTGGACGGCGTGCTGGGAAACTATTTCGGCCGCGCCGTGGCGTTGCAACGCGGTCGGGTCACCGATCTGGTGCCTTTTTCGGAGCGCGAAGAAATCGATTTCGGCCCCCCTTTGGGGGTTCTGGAAGCCTTCGTCACCGGCGGGGCGACGTCCACGGCGCCCTGGACCCACGAAGGGCGAGTGGCCAGCTACGTCTTCAAAACCCTGCGTTTCCCAGGCCACTATGAAAAAATTCGCGCCTTAAAGGACTTGGGGTTGTTGGATGAACGTCCCGTCCGGGTGGACGGGGTTTCGGTGGTGCCCCGCCGTCTTTTCGCACACCTGGCCGAACCGCGTCTTCGGTTCCCCGGGGACCGGGATCAGGTAGTCCTGCGGGTCACGGTGCGGGGCCGGCGAAACGGCCGTCCGGCCGCGGTCGCCTACGATTTGTGGGAGCGCGGCTCGGCCGATTGGACCGCCACGCAGAAAGTCGCCGGGGGGGCGGCGGCGGTGATTTTGGAAACGCTGGTGGGGGGCGCGGTGGTCGCCCGCGGCGCCGTGGCGGTCGAACAGAAATTTCCGGCGGCCGACGTGATCGACGCGCTTCGTCGAAGGGGCTTGGCGATTAAGGAAACCTGGGCCGGCGAAGGGCGCTGAAAACCCGTTCGGTTTCCGCCCACACGCGGGCGGGGTCTTCCGAAAGAACGGGGTCCAACAAAGCGCCCCCGTCGTAACTCCAGGCCGCCAAATGGGTCGCCCCGGCCGCCACCGCCGCGCGACAGGCGGTTTCAATCTCGCCTTCCGCGCCGCGGGGCAAGCGCATGGCCTGCACCCACACTTGAACCCCCGCTCCGTGCGGTGTCGCCGCCCGAAGGGCTTTTTGGGTGTAATGGGCCACATGGGCCGCCGGGTCCGGGTGGGTGGGGCGCCACCGCCAATACGGGTCGGTTCCGAAAACGCTCAACCCCTTCAACCCCGCCAGACGCTCCCACACGCGGTCGTACTCGGCGTAGCCGTCGATCGCGTAGAGACAGAGCGCGCTTTTGAGCCCCCGATCGCCGGCTTCGCGCACCATGTCCTGGAGGAACCCCGCCAGGGTTTCTCGACGGAATTCCTTGGCGTCCTCGTCCAGGTGGGGCGGGAGGTCCCGCCCGTGCGCGCCGCGAAACGTTTCCCGGCAAAGACCGCAGACGCAGCCGTAGATCCCCTCCCATTCAAGATCCCAATGGAAATGGACATGCGGCTCGTCCCAGAAAACGGTCTGCGCGCCGAGCGATCGCACGACGTCCAACCACTCCCGGACAAAATCGCGGAATTCCCGCCGTCGAAGGCAGGCGGCGGGCACACGCCGCCCGTCGGAGAGGACCTGCCAGGCCCCCGGATGGTCCAAAAGAAATTTGGAAAAACTTTCGCCGCCAAAAACCCCCCCGAGGCCCCAGGGATCGACCCAAACCTCCAGCCCCAATCGCCGCGAATCGCCGACGATTTGTTCCAGGGCGCGCTTGTGAAAATAGAAATCGGTCTCGCTTACCGTGTGCACGATGTAATCGCACACCGGGGCGATCCGGTGCAAATCCACGCGGGCGTGGCCCGGGAACCGATTCCCGAAATACGCGACGCCCGTGCGGGGGTGTTCAACGGTCATGCGCGGTTCCTTTCGCGGCGGGGGAACACCGCAACAACGCTTCCGGAATCCAATAGTCGTTTTGGGGGCGGCCCCCCGCTTCGCGGGCCAGATAACGATAAAAAACCTCTTTGAGTTCCCGCACCCGCGCCGCGCCGGCGGGGGTGGCCGCTTCGTCGCGCCCCGGGGCCCCGTTGATCCCCGGACGGTAATATTCAAAAATCACCCGGTCGCCCGCGGGGCGATAAACAAGACGCTCCGCGCCCCATTGGATGAGGCGGGACCGTCGGGCGATCAAGTCGTCCTCCCAACCCGGGTCGACACGCCAATGGCCGGGGGCGTCCCGATCCTCGATCAATGCGTCGACCAGAGCGGGGGGGTCCCCCTCCGCGGGGGGAATTCCCCGGGTCACCGGGGACGGCGATTCCGCGTAGACAATTCCCCGCTCGTCCGGGGGAAGGCCCACCCCGCGCAAAAGGGAGACTCCCTCCCAATCTTCCGGGATCCCTCCACCGACGGCCGCCACCAACGTGGCGGGCACGTCGATCGCGCGGACCGGGCCGTCGCGCCAGATCCCCTGCGCGCCGCCCGGCGATTGAAAAGCGAAAGGGGCGGCCAGAAATGTCCCGCCCCGCAAAGCGCGGGCGGCGTCTTCCTCCGCGCCCGTCAAAGCGGCCGCGGTCGGCGACCAGAGGGCCACGGTGGTTCGATCCCGCAGGCGATAGCGGTCCAGACTGTCCAAAACCACGCCAAAGGCCCGGTCCCAGGCCGCGAGGTTCGCGGCGTAGACCCGCGCCCGGCGCGCTTCGCGTTCGGCGGTCCAGGGGACGGCCGTCCGTCCGTCGCCCCCGGGCAGGAAGGACCCGCGGCCGGCGGGCGAAAGACGGCGGGCGGCGGCCGGGGAAGCCACCGGGCCCGCGAGATCGGCGAAATGGACCCAGAGGAAAAAACGGGGGCGAAATCGCGCGCGGCGCAGGGTTCCCCGGACTTCGTCGGCGAGAAGAGCCGGGTCGGCGAGGGCCGGGGCGCCCCGCAATCCGGGCCACACCGCGCGCCCCCATCGGCCGGAAAAATACGGGAGCAGATGAACCGACCGTTCCAGGCACCGGCGGCGCAACACCGACCCCAGGTCGCCGCGCGGCGCCCGGCGGTCTTCGAAGAAAATCCCGAGCCGGTCGAAAAATTCGCCCCCCGCCGCGCTGCGCACGGTCACCCACGCCCCTTTTCGTTGAAAGATGTCCACCAGGGTGTCCGGGGCCGGACCCAGGTCCCCGGCCGGGGGAGGGGTGCGATCGGCGGCGGGCGGGAAATCGTGACGGACGCCGTGCGCCAGAGGGGACAGCCCCGTCAGGGCCGTCGTGAAAGCGGGCGCGCGGGCTTCCACGCCGGGCACGCAACGCGCCCACACCTGGCCTTCCGCTGCCCAGGCGGCGAGACGGGGCGCCCCGGCGTCCCGCAACGCGGCCGATCGAAGGCCGTCCACCGTGATCAACACGACGTTGGGACCGGCGTTCCGCTCGGTCTGGGCGCGGCGCACGCCCCACAGCCCGACGCCGAACAGGATCGCGGCCCCGCCCAAAACCCCGATGGCCAACCGCGTGGGACGGGAGAATCCCCAGAACCAGATCCGCCACCTCCACCCGACGAACACCAGGGCGGCTCCGACCAAAACCCCCGCGAACAGGACCGCCGCCACCGACACCAGCCCCGGGGCCCCCGCCAAAGCCATCCACTGCCAAAACCCGGGGCCCTCGCCGATGGGGCGAAGCGCTTCGTACAATGCCGGGTGCCGACCCATGTCCCTCCACAACAGAAGCCCGTGCGCAAGGAGAAGAAGGCCCGCCGTGGCGCTGGCCACCAGTCCCGTTCGAAAGCGGGCGGCCCCCCACCGCGGCGCCAGGCGCCCCAGCAGCCCCCAGGCGTTTTTGACCACCAAACCCCAACCCGCCCCCAGGACCG of the Elusimicrobiota bacterium genome contains:
- a CDS encoding phosphoadenylyl-sulfate reductase; the protein is MNFSPADLAAWNALTDPRALLKALRDRFGDRLAIGTSGQLSGGALIALCEEAGFRPRVFTNDTGRLFPETLDLFEKWERRFGLVIERFTPDPSAVAAMTAAYGEHLFFDSKERQELCCRVRKVEPNERALRGLDAWLTGLRWDQSPGRARAARVEVLDRAEDGRTRALVKAAPLVDWTEARVREYLAARDVPVHALLDKKFPGGFYYESLGCVLCTTPIGPAEPRRAGRWRWFNTTDDKKECGLHMPPPSPR
- the cysC gene encoding adenylyl-sulfate kinase yields the protein MAIRWHGGELTDAARARRLKQKGGVVWLTGLSGSGKSTVARALEKALVERGVHAAVLDGDNLRHGLNRDAELLRAAGHTPRAARRFGLGFSAEDRRENIRRAAEAAALFARNNVLALVALISPFRADRAAARALAPRRFLEIHCAAPLSVCEARDPKGLYKKARAGVLRQFTGLTSPYEPPRRPDLTLATGTEPLERSVDRLLRLLKRRRFF
- a CDS encoding ABC transporter ATP-binding protein, which produces MSIDVRGLTKSFGPFKAVDNVSFRLESGSLVALLGPSGSGKSTLLRMIAGLERPDAGDIRLTDAESTTQSARERNVGFVFQHYALFKHMTVWDNIAFGLAVRKTPRGDIAARVDELLKLIQMQGYDRRFPGQLSGGQRQRVALARALAPRPRVLLLDEPFGALDAKVRDELRTWIRRLHEEAHVTTLFVTHDQQEAMEISQKILVMAAGRIEQQGTPLEIFDRPATQFVAQFVGETNFVDSVVRQPELALWGPFRFTVNGPAVGSRVRIYFRPNDVYLTSAPETLQVEGKIVSSRFRGPLIEHAVEVGGDRPVVAHVPKGVSIASGFETGRRVYVGITAYHAFAVPA
- a CDS encoding FIST C-terminal domain-containing protein produces the protein MKTELVKWTPAGGWSPAPPGRLSGAQWVLVFGSPEHLHPRRAFDELRLAYPNAFIMGCSTAGEIFDTDVLDDHRVVTAIQFDHSRVVGASAPLADAADSRAAGVALARTLPAEELRHVFVLAEGLHVNGSALIEGLVQTLPPSVGVTGGLAGDGTRFKETLVMANGPAETNRVVATGFYGHQLRVGHGSLGGWDPFGPERLITRSKNNVLFELDGRSALALYKNYLGEHAQDLPASALLFPLCVRPPDTRDWLVRTVLAINENERSMTFAGDVPEGHIARLMRANFDRLIDGAMAAADSGKNRLGVEPGLALLISCVGRKMVLKHRTVEEVEGVRTVLGPRVPAAGFYSYGEISPLKPQGRCELHNQTMTITTFAETDGRA
- a CDS encoding EAL domain-containing protein, with product MTSPIHRLLKKQYTRLFREGRGSPFHMVRRLLRAISDTYRQEDEQRRVLERSLDIGSQEIAQRSAQIRSVFQMYPDAFLVVDASGVIVEATGAIGNPGAPYSWLDRPLAEFPNTDIGRRFSQAFLRVRENRTPATFEYSLAKGAEIAFHEARLRPLEEGHVLVVVRDVSEHRLALEALRTAEERFALAARAANDGLWDWDLPVNRIIYSPRWKTILGHTDEDIANTSNSWMDRVHPEDVEPLRRGLASLSEPGRDTLEMEYRIRHRDNSYRWVATRAIAVRNASGQTHRLVGSMTDITPHKAVEEQLRHEAFHDKVTGLANRALFLDRLTNILDRVKRQPGYLFSVLYVDLDRFSTINERVGHEAADRLLQTVAARLRSYARVGDTVARLGDDEFAVLLDGIANERAAVIFAERMRELIAAPVDLSPDEISVTASLGIAINSPETNDAETLLNEAESAMQRAKQTGKNRQELFNRETHAHLVSKLRIETELRHAAERGELEIFYQPIYRLSDQKIIRAESLLRWRHPQRGMISPADFIPVAEETGLILALGDWILREVSEQAKRWRQSGVAPLTIAVNFSPRQFQQQNLLTTVGATLARFKDSGFPLELEITESAAMHDVDLSVKIMKNLRDMDVRISIDDFGVGYSSLSCLRLFPLNTLKIDRGFVEGIPEVKDNSSITNAIIGIGHSLGLSVVAEGVETNEQLTYLKQQGCDEVQGFLLSRPLSAKDVTPRLPKASANGSDGTA
- a CDS encoding saccharopine dehydrogenase NADP-binding domain-containing protein, whose protein sequence is MTARHAYVVLGAGAQGLAVAHDLCVYGRAARVTLADIDRATVRAGEAFLKRVLGRVLSDNGTRLAGRTVDASRPSALASVLRGHDGVLSALPYALNPVAARAAIAARSHWVDLGSPFDTTRKILSLSARAEKSGVALVPDCGLAPGLCNILATRGIEQMEFSEDVRLYCGGLPETPRPPLGYKLVFNLDGVLGNYFGRAVALQRGRVTDLVPFSEREEIDFGPPLGVLEAFVTGGATSTAPWTHEGRVASYVFKTLRFPGHYEKIRALKDLGLLDERPVRVDGVSVVPRRLFAHLAEPRLRFPGDRDQVVLRVTVRGRRNGRPAAVAYDLWERGSADWTATQKVAGGAAAVILETLVGGAVVARGAVAVEQKFPAADVIDALRRRGLAIKETWAGEGR
- a CDS encoding sulfatase-like hydrolase/transferase, with protein sequence MKNFRLSGLPLWELIRQWAIVSGRDAVATTRASLVSVEARVGAVAFVVLALWSGLRAPAWTALGPSMGGEIVDGARAWWSGRLILWNLGLGVVHAVLGAGWGLVVKNAWGLLGRLAPRWGAARFRTGLVASATAGLLLLAHGLLLWRDMGRHPALYEALRPIGEGPGFWQWMALAGAPGLVSVAAVLFAGVLVGAALVFVGWRWRIWFWGFSRPTRLAIGVLGGAAILFGVGLWGVRRAQTERNAGPNVVLITVDGLRSAALRDAGAPRLAAWAAEGQVWARCVPGVEARAPAFTTALTGLSPLAHGVRHDFPPAADRTPPPAGDLGPAPDTLVDIFQRKGAWVTVRSAAGGEFFDRLGIFFEDRRAPRGDLGSVLRRRCLERSVHLLPYFSGRWGRAVWPGLRGAPALADPALLADEVRGTLRRARFRPRFFLWVHFADLAGPVASPAAARRLSPAGRGSFLPGGDGRTAVPWTAEREARRARVYAANLAAWDRAFGVVLDSLDRYRLRDRTTVALWSPTAAALTGAEEDAARALRGGTFLAAPFAFQSPGGAQGIWRDGPVRAIDVPATLVAAVGGGIPEDWEGVSLLRGVGLPPDERGIVYAESPSPVTRGIPPAEGDPPALVDALIEDRDAPGHWRVDPGWEDDLIARRSRLIQWGAERLVYRPAGDRVIFEYYRPGINGAPGRDEAATPAGAARVRELKEVFYRYLAREAGGRPQNDYWIPEALLRCSPAAKGTAHDR